Genomic DNA from Prunus persica cultivar Lovell chromosome G1, Prunus_persica_NCBIv2, whole genome shotgun sequence:
aaaaattattcaagTAACAAATTAGGCTTTTTAAATTGCCATATAGGTCAACAAACTTCAATTTGAATAGTTTTattcagtcctgatctcttggattacaggggtccaagagatttgtggtcacttaccgttagatgtaaattcaacggttcactcactcttgcactctttttaagaaacttttttgaaccattgaattaatatccaacggtgggtgattATAATATCTTGGACTCCTGCGGTCCAAAAGATCGGGACTGTAGTTTTATTTGCTACTAATGTTGGAGATACTCTAAATCAAATTTcccataatttttaatttgttggaTAATGAAGCAAACTTTAGGCTGTCCGTACCCAATAAGAATTGATGGGCTTCAATGGCCGGGCCTGGATTAGCAGTCCGGAACCATTCGCTCGTCGGCGTTAGCGGCCCAAACAGCTCAATACAAACAACTCCCAGAAAAATCACAAAgccgaaagaaaaaaaattcagaaaaagtgGTGATTGAGAGAGTGAGAAGTGATCAGTATCTTGTTCAATCCTATCTATTAAAATTGCAGCATTTGAACTAAGTTTTCCCTGagaatggccacaaaattgcAGATATTTACAGGATTCCCCATGGCATCAACGCCTGCCTCTTCGTTCCAAGCCTCTTCTTCAAGCTCCTACAGTCTCGCTATGGTCAGAAAACCTCTCACCACTTCCTTCTTTAATGGTGGAGGTTTGTGCTTTTTGCTTGACTCACTGTTTTAGTTACTGGGTATCTCTTAGATTTTCAATTGGTATTGAATTTCTACTGTGCGTTATGCATCTGGGTCGTTATTTgatgtgtgtttgtgtgtatTTTTCAACTTCATTTCAGCAGTAGGAAAAATAAagggtaaaatttgttgaatgTTATGGAACTTGTTAATTGGTTGGCAATCCAAATAGTTGCTTTAAGCTTAGTAGAgttgattttctttccttctaaGGCTTTCAGTGGGAATGGAGAAGCATTTCACAGGGAATTGAGTCTGTCTCTGGATACCTTCGTCTATTAATGGGCAAATGAGGAGAGAATTAGATGTTGGGAATGTCCtttgtgtatttttgtttCGGAGTCTTTGtagattttcttcttctcgtAATGTGTCAGTTGCCTCTTTATCAGTTCATCCTCTTACTCCTTGGGTTGCAAAAGCATTACCTTGAACTAGTTTAGAGACTCCCATTTGAGACAACATTCATATGCAACAATAATATAAGTACACAATGGAGTAGCTGATCTAGATAAGGCTAAATGAGCATTGCCTGTGTTCGTTGCCTTCTTTGATTGACATGAACATTTTACTAGCAGCTACTGTAATGGGAACATTTGAAACATGGGTTACTTAACAAATAATACCCAATAAATCAGGAACTAGCCTCAACCCTGCTGTTTTTAGCTTAAAGATTACATGTAAatctaaatatatttttaatttatggttAAGTTCAAAGAAGGTGTACCGATATTCATCTTATAAAAGAAATTGTTATTTTCAGAATCAAAGCAGAAGGATTTAAACTTCTGTCTTTTCTAAAAGGATCTACAGCTCTATAAAAGGCATCTTAGTGAGTGTTAGATAGCATAAGTAATAACTATATGCAATAATGAACCAAAATTTTTCTGCTCATGCAAATTTATGAATGAAACAAGGCTAGCTTtcatttgaaaagaaagattTGCTTCTTTTGGTTTGACTCACCAAATCACCGCCTCCCCTCTCTTTCAAACATAAATCACCTCACATCACCTCCCCCACCAAATCACATAGAAATAGTAATATTATGCCttacaattatttttctttcagtgGGGGCTCTAAAAGTTGAAGTGATTAGGGTTGCTCCTTCCAATCGACCACATTATTCTAGGCAGCGTGGAGGTGCCCTTGGTGCCCGTATGAACCTATTTGACAGGTTTGCTAGAGTTGTCAAGGTGATATGTGTTATCAGTCTTTAGTGTATtcacataataataataatgtgaaTGTATTATTATAACTAATTGTACCTTTTCTTGCACGAATTTTACTAATTGCAGTCATATGCAAATGCACTCATAAGTACTTTTGAAGATCCTGAGAAAATCTTGGAGCAAGCAGTTCTTGAAATGAATGATGACTTGACAAAGATGCGTCAAGCCACAGCACAAGTAAGCCTTATGTTCCCaaaaatttaaagtttttttatatatttttttttcaataaaatcgTTGTGGAAATTCTCAGAATctccttgtttttcttgtcttcTATGGTTTTGTATGATTTCCTGATGTTCTTTGGATTTTATTGCATTTGCTTTTATctcttttagttttcattttttctttgtcttcatAACTGACACAAACTGAAACTGTAAGCATATCATCCATGAACGGTTATTGTGGTGTGCTCTAGATATACTTGGATATCTTATGATTTTCTCCTTTATGCATTGCCAGTGTTTAATCTTTTAACTGATAtacatccaaaaaaaaaaattcttattgaTTGTATCTATGTTCATCTAGAATTGATCACACGTATTTTCTCTGTGTGAAGGTGTTGGCATCTCAAAAGCGATTGGAAAATAAGTACAAAGCTGCTGAACAAGCTTCTGAGGACTGGTAATATAGATGGGGTTGATATCTAATATTCGTAAGTATAGCGgtgaataatttttaaaaatatggtcCATGTTTGGAATAGGTACCGCAAAGCACAATTAGCTCTTCAAAAAGGAGAGGAGGATCTTGCACGTGAAGCTCTGAAGAGGCGTAAATCTTTCGCTGTAAGTCTAATtagttatataaatttattatgcTTCGCTTATTTTCtttcgtatttttttattttgagaaatgTGTGTCATTCAACTGTTTTATTGAGCCGAACTTGCATTTGGAATGTTCAGGAAAATTAAGCTCGAGTCAACAGTTCAAAATTTCTAATTGAATTTATAGACATGGATCTAATGTTACCTTGTTTCCTCGCAACCTAGTTTCTGCTTCATCGCCAGGCTGCCAAAGTGTttattgtaaaattaattGTTCTGTTGTTTCCAGGATAATGCTAATACTTTGAAAGCTCAACTTGATCAACAAAAAGGTGTTGTTGATAATCTTGTGTCTAATACACGGGTAagtgaatttatatatttttccccTAATTTACTTCTTCGATGAGTAGctttatacacacacacacacatatacatacacatattATACACCTTGTGGGATCCACTACGAAGTTTACATCAATGATTTGAACAGTGTATTTTTAAAGtcttcattcaaagatcatccttgcaaaaaattacaCACGCTGTAAACCGTTAAGACATCTAGTTGTGGCCAACAAAACTGACAAACTCGTTTCAAGAAAACACTAAAATGACAACCATTCAAGTGAGTGGTTAAGTTCCAATTTGAGTGATTTTTTGCAGAGATGTTCTTTGAGGGAATACCTAAAAACTAGACTGTTCAgattattaaaatacaatgcAGAGTGGGCTTTACAAGGGTTATTTGAGGGGTCCCTCTATTAATTAATCTGTATATATACATCTATCTATATTGTGAAAGGGTTTGTGTGACTCACATgcatttttgtgaaaataaagTGTGGAACTAGCATATGTGTTTCCATTGCTTTTGCATGTTATGACGGTAAAATGTAGAATCTGTTGCCATGCCAGTTTTAGTTCAAATTTTCTGTAGCGGTTATAAAGAATATGATTTTACTAGTACGTATATTTTTGGCTGAATCAAATTGCTATATTGTATGCTGTGTCAAAAGTGGTGTTATGAACTCACGAGTTACTGATCTAGGAATAATCAGAAAGAGTTTTATGAGAGAAGCtgtggttttaaattttatcatAAGAAGGCAATAACTCtgacagaaaataaaaagatctcTTCCTTCTGTTTATGGAAAAACTGGCCAAAAGAGCAGTTATTGAGGTTTCTTGAGCTCGGGGATTAATTGAGTGTTATTAGTATCTAAAATTATAACTGCGCTTAGTGCTTGCTTTATTTTGCAGATTTTATCAGAAACCGACCttgtctctttttttcctGGTTGCAATGGGCATTGACTCTTTTGATAAGTATAATTGTGTAGATATCACCTGCATTTGTTACAACTGTATTCCATGAAATCCATTTTGTGTAGCTTTTAGAGAGCAAGATACAGGAGGCAAGGTCGAAAAAAGATACTCTTAAAGCACGTGCTCAGTCTGCAAAGTTTGTTTCTACTACAATCTCtcactttcctttttgttttttaaactgAGTCTGGTAGCTCGTTTTTTTATAGCTATGTCCTTAATGTTGCTGGTGATGTTTCTTTTCTGTTGCATCAGGACTGCAACTAAAGTGAGTGAGATGGTGGGGAATGTCAATACAAGTAGTGCTCTTTCAGCTTTTGAAAAGATGGAAGAGAAAGGTAAGCCAGCTGTCCATTATGGGAGTACTAACAAGCTCTGTTTTGCATTTCTATTTGAGGGCCAATCTCTGTTTGGCACGAGGGAACGTTCTCCATTACATATtaacttttaaattaaataattgcattttattttctgcattttaTGTTACTGTGCTTACAGGAATTGGTCAAAATGAGTTTTGGGCAGTAAACAGTAAGCTCATGttgtgtttaaaaaaatgatagaCTACATGCCTTGTAAAAGTGCTAGTTCTTCTGGGGTCCAATAATCTATGACTGAGTGTAGAGGTAGGCTGATCAAGTGGCTATATTGTATTATAATGAATAGATGTTTGGttgcaacattttttttatgctgCTTCATATATGCAAAGGCAGTTGATTGTGTCTGATACTTGGAACAGAACAATGGATGAAGTGATAAGAAAATTGTTGAATTTGCCAAAAACTACATGAGCCACATTTTAAGAAAGATGGCTAAGTATTAGAAAAAGTAGAAACGTTCTACCCAAAAGTCAACCAGCACTAAGCTTAATTGATTGTGCACATCTCTGGGCTGTGTTTGACTGAAGAATGATATGAAGTCGTTCGAGTGTAAAATCTGCTTCAAAATCCACTAAAAGAAACTTCATCACAATGTACTTTTGTCTGTGTTAAGCATTCATGTGTTCAGGCAATGGTTGGCAAGCATGTGATCAGTGAAATTTAATTCCTGGTCATTATCAGAAGTTGCAACAAAAGGTTTGTTTTttggaattaaaaaaaggaagtcATAATTTCGTTTATTTCACATCCTTCCAATTTCCTTGTTGAGCATGTCTTAGATGTATGTTTCCTGGTAAGGCTGATAGAATAGGGATGTTGTCCAGACTAAATATGTCTGATATCTGTAAGCAAGAGAGATCGTTCATCTCTTCTTTAAAGATTGGGATGAAATAATGTTGGGTGATGCTGTTAAAACCTGGCTAATATTGGAACcagaaacacaaaaaaaaaaaaaaaaaaagccatgcCTGATacttgtttgtaattataattTTCCTCTGATCTTGGCCTTTGTTTATTCTTTCACCACCCATACTGCTATGTTAAAATGCTAGAATGTTTTCTGAATTGCTAAGCAGTGGATATGCAAAGTCTTTTGAGTcagttaattaaataaataaaagggacAATGATATCTGGCTAGCTTGGCTTGGGATTATCATTGTGGTTGTTTACTGTATATGACTTATGTTGCAAAAAATTGATTGACTTTTAATCACATTGTTTTGTGTGCATTACATGTTTGATTGTTTATCATTGTTTGGAGGAAACCCAAACTTAATAAATTAGACGGATGCTGtatttatgtatgtatatatatatatacactattcatataatatttttatatatgcagATATCTATATACTATATGTATCCTAATTTTTCTATTTCCATTTCATTGAAATAGTCTTAGCAATGGAATCCCAGGCAGAAGCTATTGGCCAATTAACTACTGATGATCTAGAAGGAAAGGTAACACTTATTCTTTTCGCTTATTTATGTCCCATTTCATATGTGTCTATATGATCTTTGGATTGATAAGAACAGGGGAGGGTGGGAAGATAAAACAACCTTCTATgttggaaaatatgatgtggAAACAAGTCAGAATAAAGCTCAGTAATCTGCTGAAAGTAGTGGCAAAATTCCAGACATATTAGTTAAGCATAATTTTGTCACAGATGTAAATATATACTTAAGTAATATGCATATTACATATTTATACACTCAAAGTTTTGACATTGTCTATCAATAGTTTCAAAccattttccaagttgccaTCACCATATAAGTATCAATCTCTTTCGCTTGCTTTTGATGGTTTCTCTTCTGAAACTGGATTTCTTACCATTTCCAAACCTACATCAAAATTGCAGTTTGCGTTGCTAGAGAGCTCTTCAGTTGACGATGATCTTGCAAACTTGAAGAAAGAACTATCTGGTAGTTCAAAGGTATGCCTTATCATGCAGGACAactataatatacatacacacacgtatgtatatatgtatattaatgCAACCAATTTTATAATGATATGGCTCCCGTGAACTTATGTTCTTATATTAAAGTTTTTGCCCATAATTTTTGTACTTATTAGCTGTCTAATTTTCTTATAATTCCatcatgcttttttttttcggttgagCAAAGGAACATTAAGAGAAATTATGGAAGTCTAAATATCTGGTTTGTAATggttttcctttcctcttttctgTTGTTTGGTACGAAGATGGATAAGCACTGTacaattaaaacttaaaaattctTATGGCTCAAAATTATGGAAGTCTAAATATCCTCTTCCACTTGTTTCTGTTCATTGCTCCCTTTgttcaaaaactaaaaatgtaATTAGCATCCcaacatttttttcttaatggtttctcaacaaccagGTTCTTGacttttttcctcttctttatttctccaAACAGAAAGGAGAGCTCCCACCTGGAAGAACTGCTGCTCCGAGTTCGAACAAGGCATATCCATTTCGAGATTCTGAAATTGAGATGGAGCTTAATGAATTGAGAAGAAAAGCCAAGGACTTCTGAGTTTTGCTTTTCAGGCACAAATATTGCAATTCTTTTTAGGCAAATATGAAGTTGTTTTCGTTTTGAGAACTGGTTAGCATTTGTATAGCAGAAAGGCCAACAGATTAACGTTGTATAGCTAGAGCCCAGACTCGAATCGAAGTTTCTTCTTTGTGATTGTAGGCAACCTTTTCATGCTCTTATTGTAATTCACATCTGCTGCAGCAAAGCCAGTTTCTGGATTATGTACGAGCACCTACCTGTTAGTACGTTTAGAAtgatttttgtcttttcttttatcattACAGCACATTCCATGAAATCAATATTTCTGTCATTCTAAGTTAGTTGCGTTGAAGTTTATCAAAACTCTCCCGTTTAGGGCGTGCAATAACTCGTCCACGTGTTGTAATATAAGGAGATATTTAATGATATTATACCTGAAATTGTGGAAATTTCCCTCACCTTGACTAAAAAGAGTTGTAGTTTGGGATTATAGCTAAAAGCCTCTAAAGCACAAACTTGTTTATATACATTCCGTGCTCAAAATGACAAAAACATAGTCAATCTGCATCCAACAATTTAACTTATTCTAGTCAGCATTCTATTGCAACACCAAACGACATTTTAGTACTGGACAACCTTACAAGTGTAAACCCAATTAACATGTTTACAAGTTAGTTGGAAGAATATTATGCTCATTTTTTAGCAGCTGGTAGCATCTGGGTGGCTTcctttaaaataatttcaaatcttTCTTGCTTGGTCCATTCAAAGCCAAGAACCAGATTGGGGGAACAGTCAATTCAAACTTTCCAAGTTTGGACTGAATTAATAACCAATTCTCTaaataaaatgcaaaaacaaaataacgaAATCAACAAAACtattctattttcttcttttcttcttacgTCTGGACCAAAACTAGTTTTTGCCCACAAGTTTGTGGCATGACCAAGGACAAATAAGAGCATTTGACGTACAAATCAATGATATTAAATTCGAACCCCGATGACAGCTCCTCCTTCTCCCTTccaaattttgacaaaaaagaaaaaaaaaacaaaagaacaaggaCAAATAAGTAAATTCAGTAAAATGTTTAAATATTCAGATTGGTTGACAAATTCAAACGTTAGAACCCACATCAGCTTTTCGTATGCCATGACTGATTTTGTCAAAAACTCCTTGGTCAACACGTAAACCCTACAGATCCAACAAAAAACTCCACCAGTCCAACAACAGGAGcacttttaattaaaatagtaTACAAACTCTCACAATATAAATAGGTGAACACATTTGAAGCTTTTCACATCATCTTTCCATCCAGCACCCAAAAGCTCCTCTCAAAAAAGCTCTGCTAGATCAAGCACTAGTAGTAGTCTTTGTAACCTCCACAAGAACACCCTAACTCCTCATTTTCCATTTCCCATTTTatctactttttattttaagagatactttgaaaaatgaatttcCCCAAGATGAGTAGCATATTGATCATCTTTATGATATCCGTGGCCATCTGGGTCGGCAGTGCTCCAGTCGAAGCGAGCAGAGTTTTACAGGAGGACTTTGCTGGTGCAAATCACTTGGAGACATTCTCCTCCTCGTCCTTGTCGTCGTCATCGGTTTACGAGAAGGCCAAGTTTACCATGGAATGCTGGCTTGAACGTTTAGCTTCAGGACCTAGCCCCAAAGGGCCTGGTCACTAGAACTTCTCTCCAGCTACAGTGGAGAAACGCCTTGTTACATCGGTTGCAAGTTGCAAGACccaacaaaaagcaaaaaacgatatattcttttcttcttttttcttgatttatcaaaaaatttttattttaaataattcagTTTTAGGGTGGTTGAGATGTAATGTAATTTTGGCAATATAGAATCCAAGGGAACAAGTGTGAATGGAAAATAATTGGCATTCTGTTGTTGAATCACATTGTCCACTGAATATGCGatgctcttttttatttatttattaaaatgcGATGATAGTATAGCGGATTTCTGTGCATGGCCTCTAGTCCTACGTAACCAAAAATaatgtagctgtaaaaatATCCagcaaaaaagagagagaaaaaaataatatacctttaaaaatatcaacaataaaatatttctatAAACttccaaacataaaaaagaaaaagaaaaagaaaaagaactacatataaataaagagagagcatttttgctcaccattTTAACCCAAGGCGTATCATCACCACCCTTTTCAACACTTAACACTTATTCATAAACAATCATAGTTCCACAAATACAAAGCAAAGAGTTATCAATGGTTATACTTATGTACACGTGTCAAGTATTGAGAAATGTGATAAAAGTAAACTTTGGATTAAAATgttgagcaaaaatatttctaatttctttattGATTGATAGTAATCAAAGTCTCCATTGCGCTACAATAAAGGTTTGATGTATGTTAGAATCATCAAATTCGCTAGTCAATTATTAATATGTATGCTAATAATAAATGaagttgaaaataaattagacATTTTCCACATTTCTTGATGAACAAAATTACGCTATtggtctttattttttcaattttttatttggttttcttgTGTTTGGTTTAGGTTACGAAATCTTTTTTAAGATTACACTATTGGTTATGCCTCTTATATTTGGGTTTGGATGGTGTCCTTACTATCTTTTAACTCTTGTAgagtacttttattttataggacatctgctccaacaaaaaagaaaaacaagtttgatgcGTATAACATTACTCGAAGTCAAGTAAAGTCATTAGGCATATAACTAAGAGTGAAGAATTCATAAGGGGCTTTGTaactcaagtgattaagaatACTCACGTGTTAGAATTCTCAATCGTTTATCTCGAttgtataaaaagaaaaaaagaaataaaaacagcGAGGAATCGTGGGCTAATGATGAGGTACTTGTTGACGAGGCTAAGGCCATTTTATAAGAAATCTCAAATCCGCGTGATGCCAATTCCAACCGCTATTATTTCATAAGTGCCTCATACATTAATCAAATAGGcattattttgttcaaaatttaCGGCCTAATGGAAATGCAATCACTGTGCCATTTTTCCACTGTACAGTTTGATAGTATGTTACTTTGATTAAATAATGAAGGCTAGAATACTATCCAAGTTAACAATGTTTTGACTCCAACGAGGATGTTGCTCCAATTTTCTGGGCGCTCCGGAATTTAGAGGTGTTTAGTTTTCATTGGAAACCGAAAGTATTTATAAAGTATTCTTTAAAGTTAGAGGTATCAAACGGACTAAGCCGGTGTGTGAATATAGCTCTGACATAACATAGTTAGAATAAACACGACAACACATGAGAATGAAACAGGTCGTTTAGCAAATTCAATTATTCAAACTTTATATAGTCAAAAGTAGGAATTATGTATCCTATGGTCTTCAAAACGCAATTGGCATTTGAAACATgctttgaaatatatatatattttttccttgTATTTTTGAGaggtgatttttttcttttcatatggGGAGGGGTGGGACATTTTCCAACTAAAACTAATTATTAACATATAGATTTTGAATATTCTAAAGACAAATACTATTGCCCTCCTTATTTGTATGAACAATCAAATTTTGGGTTGAAATATTTCACTTCTAATCCTCACGCAAGTTAGGTTCTCCCAAGACTATTTGGTCAACACGTTAGTCCTAAAAGACTACCACATCAAGTTGTCTTGTGTTGTGGTGTCATTTTGGATTGATCTAAAGTATTGGTCCACTTTACTTCATCTTTATCGGGTCTTTGGCCGGCGGCGCCATTCTGTGCTCAACCCTCGAAGCTCTTTTATCTATTTTACAAgtcattttaagaaatttttagGGCGTGCAAATTTGTTTTCCAACAAGCAGAACCCCGTTTTGATCCAATGTTACATATTTGACTAGGAATCAAACCATCCACATATTCTCTTGCTCCGGTCATAAATTGACAATATGATTTGACTTAATTATTCTCGTCATGCAACAGTGTTGGGCACTAGTTGCGTACTAGTAAATTCATCACatcaatattcaaattttataggCGTTGACAAATTCAAACCACggaatattgaaattatatgtgtgtacattatatatatatatgcggaCGTGAGGATATTATCGCGGACATCATGTATTTTTAACCAGTtctctttatatattttttttatatgcagtGGCATCTGCATGATAATAATGTACGGACACTTGAagatatatatacaaagaGCTTTAGTTGAGGGATTCatcaaataacttatttgagggacacccttgtagGATCCACTtcatattgtatttcactaatccaaactgtctattttttagataatcatttaaagatcatctctacaaaaaatcacttgaatctgatatcatttgaccactcaattgagttattgaaattttagtactttttcgaagcaccgtgttcattgattttgtatgacACGACTGGATGTCGaaatggtttccgatttgtctaattttttgcaaggatgatatATGAATTTGgacttaaaaaaatagatggtttggattgttgaaaaaaaattcataatggGCCCGAGtgttcctcaaataaaattatttaaaaaattcttcaataaaatgggactatatatatatatgttaagaaaaattaggtattaAACATAACAATCTTTACTAAAAGTAGTGTGTTCCACTCCCCCTTGGTCAACAAGTAATTAAACACCCATCTCACCAACCCTTACACTCTCTCCCTATAAATTCTTGGTAACATTATTAATTCCACTAATTTGTATATCAATCATCCACAAGTATCTCCTAAACTAAAAATACATCACCTTTTTCTCCACATTTACAGAGAAAATTTGAGGCCGTTTATTTTCATGAAGATGAATTTCCTAAAGAATAATAGCAccattttgattgttttggtGATCCTCTCGGTGGCCTTTTTGAGCAATCATGGGGTTGAGGCAACAAGAGTGTTGCAAGAGGACTTTGCTCATGCTAATCACCTTCAAACACACTACCCTCCCTCTGTCTACCAAACCGCAAAGAACACCATGGCCTGTTGGCTCCAAAGATTGGCTTCTGGGCCTAGCCCTAGAGGCAGTGGTCACTAGCTCTTTCAACTTGCAGACTTACAGCCTAATAACAGTACAAACCTAGCTTGTtgcttggtttttgttttttgtttttattttttatttttgaatattttttgtttgctttttctcTGCTTTACTTTACATTTGAGATATATGGGAACAGTGTATAATTTTTGCTATAAAGATTCATACGAAACAATGGTAACTGAGGACTATATCAGACTTGTTTTTCTCGTCTTTTTTTCCAATATCTTTTGGGAGTATGGTACTTATGACTTCTAATTAATTGTAACTCATAAAggattacattttttttctttgttaattgACTTCTTCTAACAAGTTACGACCCAAATCATGCAAAACTTTTATATATTgggtaaaaaaattcaaaccatcATAGGACTAAGCTCTCTTGAATTTGTTTTATGCATGCGTTGCGTGGTCATTTCGAAGGAGGTTCTTTTGTCAATACTTGACCTACAAGGTACAAAGGTGCtggaaaatttgattttgataatcATCCAACGAACAATTGAAAACGATATAAATATAATGGAGATTTAATAAAAAGCATAAACTTACACATGAACTAATAGTGGTTCACTAAATTTGAGTTATATCATGGGCTGCATGCAGGGACGAAGCCATGAATTTATGTGTAAGGGGgccaacaaaaattaaataatatatttaaaatatttctaatcttttaataTTAGCACTTTAtggaaaaaataacaataaaaggcACATGTCGTTATTTAAAATCTTGAAAAGTATAActataaaacaataaaaactttaattttctttcatataaacatataaaaatatattgaataaataaacaaaagggaaaaattaTGACTATATAAATTTATCTAACCTGTAAATAATTAGAATATTTGAAACTATAGGAGAGAAAACACCCAAATTCCAATTATTTGCTTCACCTGTGTGTGTCTGCGGTAGAGTGGAGACTTCTAATCCTGAGATCAAGACTGCTTAAGACTGACTTCACATTGAATGTTATATTTAAAAGCTATGATCTTCCAAACCTTCCTTAGTTGGTTGGGTAAAAGTCATTTACTTCCTATTTGGTAAaagatacttttttttaaaatacagaATTAACTTAAGCTCTtactctttcaatttttttaaaataaatatattggtGGGCCCCGGAACTGAAACCTCAACTTCTTTTTATTAAACCTGTCCAATGCAAGCCCAAACACATATGCATAACGCAAGCCCAATTTTTCAGGGGCAAGGTCAATACAAGccttagttttttatttttattttttcaa
This window encodes:
- the LOC18792448 gene encoding membrane-associated 30 kDa protein, chloroplastic, with protein sequence MATKLQIFTGFPMASTPASSFQASSSSSYSLAMVRKPLTTSFFNGGVGALKVEVIRVAPSNRPHYSRQRGGALGARMNLFDRFARVVKSYANALISTFEDPEKILEQAVLEMNDDLTKMRQATAQVLASQKRLENKYKAAEQASEDWYRKAQLALQKGEEDLAREALKRRKSFADNANTLKAQLDQQKGVVDNLVSNTRLLESKIQEARSKKDTLKARAQSAKTATKVSEMVGNVNTSSALSAFEKMEEKVLAMESQAEAIGQLTTDDLEGKFALLESSSVDDDLANLKKELSGSSKKGELPPGRTAAPSSNKAYPFRDSEIEMELNELRRKAKDF